From Bacillota bacterium:
TTTACGGTGAACCGAGATATGGACGTGAAAACCCAGACCTATCTTGCTACCAAGAGACGGCTGGAATTTCTCCGTCGGGCCCAGTCCACTCCCTATTTTGCTCGCATCGACTTTCGAGCCAAGGAAGATGACGAACTGATTAACGTTTACATCGGTTATGGAACCTTAGGTGACTATACTTCCGACAAGCTCCTGGTATACGACTGGCGCTCTCCCATTGCTGGCATGTTCTACGATTTCGAACTGGGCGAGGCTCATTATGACAGTTACGACGGCCCTGTGGAGGGGACTATCCTACTCAAGCGTCAGTATCGGATTCGAGAGGGACAGCTGGAGTATATGTTCGATAGTGCCCTTAACATCGCCGATGAAGTATTACAGCAAGTGCTTAGCCGCAGCGCCGATGACAAAATGAAGAATATCGTTGCCACCATTCAGCGAGAGCAAAATGCCGCCATCCGCGACGCCAGGAGCAGACTGCTGGTTGTCCAGGGTGCCGCAGGCAGTGGCAAGACCTCCATCGCCCTGCATCGGGCTGCCTATCTGCTCTACAAACACAGAAACAGCCTCAGGGCCCATAATATCCTGATCTTCTCCCCCAACCAGATATTCACCGACTACATCTCCGCGGTTTTGCCGGAGCTGGGGGAGGAAAACGTTCTTCACACCACTTTTCAAGAATACATCGAGGAGTCCCTGGGCTCTTCCTTTGAGGTGCAAAGCCTCAACGATCAGATGGAGGTGGTAATCACCAACAAAGATCAGGATCGGTATGACCTAGACCTGGCGGAAATAGAGTATAAGGCCTCGTCGGAGTTCATTACCCTGCTGCGAAACTATGCTGCCCATTTTGCTGAAACTGGGGTGGGTTTTGCCGACGTTGTTTTTGCCGGGAAGGTGCTCTTCTCCGGTTCGGAGTTAGACAGGATGTATACCTCCGATTACTCCTTTCTTCCGGCAAAGGCCCGTTTGGAGAAAATCTGGCGACGGATAGTATACAAGCTCAAGCCGCTGAAAAGACAAAGATTTGAGGCCATCCGACGGACCCTGGCTGCGGATCCGCCCCGGGTGTTTGTGTCTGAAAGAGATCTGGTTCGAGAAAGTGTGGCCCAACTGCGCCAGGAGCTCAAAACTGCCCTCGGACCAACACGGCAGCGGATCGCCTGGGATATTGTAGAGTTCTACACTGCCCTCTTCAAAGACGAAGAGCTCTATGCCCAGTTTGCCGGCTCAAAGCCGCCGGCAGAACTGAAAGAGGTATTCCAGCTTACCCTCACCCGAATAGAGTCGGGCTTTCTGTCCTACGGTGATGCCATGGCTCTGCTTTATCTAAAGGCCGTGCTGGAAGGGGTTAGGGAACTGGGGGAAATTAGGCATCTGATTGTTGATGAAGCCCAGGATTACTCGCTACTTCACTATGAGGTGATGCGCAAGCTGTTCCCACGATGCAAGATTACGCTCTTGGGGGATCTCAATCAATCAATTTATCCCTATTCCCGCATCACCGACTACGACGCGGTGGCGCAGACATTGGGAATTGGTGGAATTACCCACATCACCTTGTCCAAAAGCTACCGTTCCACCAAAGATATCATCGAGTTCACAAAGGGAATTCTCCCCACTGGCGAGGCTATCCAAGCCATTGACCGGGCAGGCCACAAGCCCCAACTGGTTAAAGTACCGACGGAGCGAAGGGAACAAGTGAAGATTATCGCCCAGGATCTAGTGGAACGCAGGGATTCAGGTGCCGAGTCTATCGCTGTAATCTGTCGCTCGGCCCACGATAGCCGCCAAGTCCATCTGCTCCTCACCGAGGAACTGTTGGACACTCCCGTCACTTTAATTTCCGATGATGATGATCGACTGCGTCCCGGCATCGTTGTAATTCCCTCATATCTGGCCAAGGGGTTGGAGTTTGATTCGGTCTTAGTCCTTGATGCCGAGCAATATGCGGAGCCAGAGCGCAAGCTCTTTTATACCGTCTGTACCCGAGCTCAGCACCATCTTCAAATATACTTTGCTGATCGGTTACCTCCCTTGCTCCAGGAGGTATCGACGGACCTGTATCAGATGCGAGAATAACCGCTGCAATACAGTAGAGCCAGGGGGAAGGGACGAATCAGTCCCTTCCCCCTGGCCTTTTGACTGTACCTACTCAGCTTAAGTGGTATCGATTCCGACCGAAAATGCAGACTTGCCAGATTCAACCCCTGACTTAGAGCCTACTCCAGGTGATACACTTTTCTTTGCAGGTGGAATTATCTGGAGGACAATAGGGCATCGCGCCGCTATGAGGAGCTGATGCTGGTGGCACGATTATGGACACCTTTTGAGCAAGCCATGGCATGGCAGACCTTTCTTCCACTTTGCCCCACCCCATCGGGGCTCTAGAGAAAACTGTC
This genomic window contains:
- a CDS encoding AAA family ATPase; translated protein: MSVNPQEWQEEQLYLQQVIDFVNQELVRGQQEAKSQETDIIELRTSMWEDLPRRIRQWEDLIELFTVNRDMDVKTQTYLATKRRLEFLRRAQSTPYFARIDFRAKEDDELINVYIGYGTLGDYTSDKLLVYDWRSPIAGMFYDFELGEAHYDSYDGPVEGTILLKRQYRIREGQLEYMFDSALNIADEVLQQVLSRSADDKMKNIVATIQREQNAAIRDARSRLLVVQGAAGSGKTSIALHRAAYLLYKHRNSLRAHNILIFSPNQIFTDYISAVLPELGEENVLHTTFQEYIEESLGSSFEVQSLNDQMEVVITNKDQDRYDLDLAEIEYKASSEFITLLRNYAAHFAETGVGFADVVFAGKVLFSGSELDRMYTSDYSFLPAKARLEKIWRRIVYKLKPLKRQRFEAIRRTLAADPPRVFVSERDLVRESVAQLRQELKTALGPTRQRIAWDIVEFYTALFKDEELYAQFAGSKPPAELKEVFQLTLTRIESGFLSYGDAMALLYLKAVLEGVRELGEIRHLIVDEAQDYSLLHYEVMRKLFPRCKITLLGDLNQSIYPYSRITDYDAVAQTLGIGGITHITLSKSYRSTKDIIEFTKGILPTGEAIQAIDRAGHKPQLVKVPTERREQVKIIAQDLVERRDSGAESIAVICRSAHDSRQVHLLLTEELLDTPVTLISDDDDRLRPGIVVIPSYLAKGLEFDSVLVLDAEQYAEPERKLFYTVCTRAQHHLQIYFADRLPPLLQEVSTDLYQMRE